TGTGGTTTCCATGAAAGtctgtgatgtaactttactccaagatacaaatgttgttCTGTAACTGCCAGTGAGGTGCCATTCATTACATACGAAAATAAACTTTTGTTATGGTGATTAGAAATTTGCATTATCTTACATTTGCAGATGTTAAAGCCATTTGCCATTTATCTGCCCACTttgacagtattgtcaagtcttgttggagtgtttgatggtctgttgaactgtgaataactttgtatattaagcaatcatctgcaaagagtttCATTTGGCTACTAATATAGGGTCcacaacgcgaaaaatcgatatcctccaatcaactacctaactattgtcatgtgttaggctaagtgtaacttgaataacaccagcatggcagccaagtttgtcactttcttttagctattattattattatttattatttattacaggtaatttataaggctaaacagcctgttacacctgatcaacaggtaaaaaaagtacaagtagactaattacatacatttatacatagtgttagatgaattttggtagaaaacgatacaaatgtcttaaaatcacgtgatttttcgtttcagcagttcgtagggttcttcgtatgccacgatattcactctcaacattgttcaagtagtctgtcatcaactcaaagtattggtggtttgattttattggtcagtttccggtggcagcacgatctgtgcagctttttggtgacagacaaaatgtttcttgctctggagcacaggacaagcagagcagcaactgcgccgtaggtcagcaatgaccagtactaggtaaagtacctgcatgtggagtatggttataattgaagcttgttagccatccatctatatgctgaaattcggccaaactgacgcgatttttgcaaacaaataccagaatggttgatacatcagtgagacagtctccaacagcaaggatacgaagcttataaacacctaacaatatacggctatctcgccccgTAAATGcaaagagcaatccaatgcatgaactgaataggcactcacgtgattgatattcaaatctcggaaaatacaatcataatctattccaattacattaaaatcacttggaatcaagtgacaatcagtttgtgtgcattaggttcaacatctcgattagcccagcactgagtctgagactctccctatgatgccgtCACAGCATAAAACGCAcccgcactggcccagaccacgcctgagtgaacaattaacacaaatatttacaaaaggagcacactgcatggttcctattcagaaatgaaagtgatttcatgggtattttcgCAATTtaaatttcgatcacgtgagtgcctattttatgcattggattgctctatgcgtttactgggcgagatagtcGTATTGTTaagttatgattatgattatgattatatactgggtcgagacCGAGGGGTCCGTCACTGGCAGGAATATCGTcgaacatcagaactgaaatatGGAATATATTCAAATCATATTTCCGtatatgtacgtgtattttCGTATATTGTTCTTATCACGTGATATAAGATTACGTCATTTAATTATCTGCGGCGGGCTTCAATTATATCAAACTTCTTGTTCTCCTCGCTTATTCTCAAGGTTGTTCCACTGCTTGATGGTTTGCGGAAAGTAGCTGTAGCTCTGTTGGTAAGCAGTTGTTTTGGCTGGAGGGGTTATACTTACATTCGTCTTGGCCAGCTCAGTTACTGATTGAGTCTATATAAAATGGCCCGCTCCTCGCTGGCTCCATTGCAACATGCCAGCTAACCATCATTGCTCGTACTGCGTAATCCTCGGCGTAATCGTCCCAACTGTGTGAAAAGTACTTCATTTGATATGAACCAGTAGCCTAGATAAATAATACATGGATGGAATGTAGAGGAATATTCAGGAATATTGAGGAATCCAATTGAAATATGGAATATGCAAGAATATCGCGAATATTTGAAATATAATCTGAAATATGTAGGAATATGGAATATCATGGAATACAATGCCCATATTCCAAATATCGTCGATGATTTCGCTAGTGACGGACCCCTCGgtcgagacagcacagctgataattgacccaggtaattacagacaaaaaaaacatttaacacatacatacatgcatacataaaattatttattgtgtgatgacaaggtggttggtaaaaatttctgtggattgctcttcaataaagttgttaggtaaagtgttccattctcttaaagtattcggaaagaagcttttctgatacgatacagtggaactgactgggattataaatcgatgttgatggagctgtctagttggatactgagttggtaagaaataagatggtagctgtatggaaggagtaagctgatgaacgattttgtgaaattggcttaacctattaatgtgtcttctctcttgtagggttggccattcaaggaagttcaacatatctgacacactactgtaccaactaaaatcagagaggacccatcttgcagcacgtcgttggattttttctatgtcatatattaagtattcatgataagggtcccagacacaagcTGCATACTCTAACAATGGTCTTATGATGGTAATGTAGGCATTTTGCTTGACACTACTACTACATTTACTTAAGTTGCGCCGAAGAAAATTTAAGGATCTGTTTGCTTTAATGCACATAGCTTGAATATGATGCGACCATTGCAtgctttcatgaaaaataagtcCCAGGTATTGATGTTGTTCTGTTATTTGAAGAGTTTCGTCATTTAAATTATAGTCATAATTAATGGGAGatgttgatcttgtacaccttaatactacacatttgtcaatgttcaatTGCATCTGCCACTTTTTAGTCCAGTTAAGAATGATGCTGAGGTCTCTTTGAAGGCACAGTGAATCTTCTAAGGAATCAATTATCCTATACATAacacaatcatcagcaaatagccgAACAGTTGAAGAAATATTTTCATCAATATCATTAATGTACAACAAAAACATGAGAGGTCccaatcagcgttgaaaccgggtcgggtcatccggtagtctggcgccgcccgccccttcgcaaaaagtaagggtctggtgaaatacagatactaaatcatttctagcgcccagattcggcgctagccaattagtgcatgccaatgacgtttaAACCAATTACTACTAATACGTCAAATACAAATCGCTTGGCAACGGCGAGTCAACTGTAATTTTGGCGGAAAGATGAATAAATGGCTTCATTGCGAGGACATAGTGTGACGTTTAGCGAAGAAAGAGTTTCTGACGCCATTAGAAAGGCTGGCGTGTACTTTGGCTACGAGAAACTTAAAGATTTACAAGTACAAGTATCAAATATAGTGTATCCATGAACTTTAATCAATTATAGATACCAGTTTTGTCTgcctatttgtttatttatagcTATTATCTAATTTGTCTAAAAGACAAAAGGCATAGCCTATGCAAGTGTGATCCTCTAAGATGCTCAAATAGCTAAAAACATAAAGTCTGTGCCGGGATAGTCAGTCACGTACTCTTCGTAGCCGGACACTACTTTGTGCAGGTGTTTGGCAATCAGTGCATGCGTGCTACAGTGTTCATATATTACAGGTCATATTTATGTTTTTGGGTGCACAGCACATGTTTCATGTgttatattatgtattatattacaGGTCATAAGTGGGATCATTTTTGGACAAGATGTGTTTGCAGTGTTGCCAACAGGCTTTGGAAAAAGCCTTTGTTACGCCTGTTTACCACTGGTGTTTGACCTTTTGTATAAGCCAAGTCAGCCATCCATTGTATGTGTGGTAACTCCTCTGACAGCAATAATCGAAGATCAGGTGCACATTATATTCGCTTGTAATTGTTTTTGTGTACCGTGAATTGTGAACATATGCTATAAAATATTGTAGTACTGTTGTCAAAGTTTGTGAATGTACATAATGTATAGTAGTACCTGACATCAGCTGCAGTTGTTCACACACACATAGGTGTCGAGTCTTTCATCCAAAGGTTTAGCCACCGGTAGTGTAACTGGAAACATGACTAGTAATATGTTGGACAGAATCAAAACAGGGAAATGCCAGCTTTTATTCTTTAATCCAGAAATGCTGCTGCAACAAAGTATATGGCGGTGCCTTTTACAAAGTAAGGAATACAAATCAAGACTACAGGCACTAGTTATTGATGAGGCACATACTGTTATAAAATGGTAAGTTAATCTTACTGACTGCATGAATGCACAAGCGTATTTACTTAGGGGTGAGACATTCAGACAGTCTTTGAAGAATCTAGGAGAAATTAGGAGCTTACTGCAAGAAGATGTGAAATGTCTGGCTTTGACTGCCACTGCAACAAAAGCTCTTCGTGTTAAAGTTTCAGAACTAATTGGCCTAGTCAAACCTCTAGTCATTGCAGTATCCCCGTGTAAACAGAATATGATGTATGCAGTTTCAAAGTTTAATACCATTGAAGAGACATTTGCACCTGTCTTGAAAGGAATTAAAACCCAGCGGACATCATTTCCTCGAATGATTATATATAGTCGCAGATATGACGAGTGTAACAAGCTATATTTGTACTTTCGAAGTGCTTTGGAAGATGGGTTTACTGAGCCACCTGATGCTCCTGATCTTTGCAGGTTTAGGCTGGTGGACAAGTTTACCAGCTGTATAGTTAAATCAGTAAAATCACAAATCATTGAATATTTTGGAAAAGACTCGTGCCTAAGAATTGTGATAGCAACGGTTGCTTTTGGTATGGGGTTGGACTGTCCCGATGTGAGACAGGTAATACATTTGGGAGCCTCTGACAACATTGAAGGATACATACAAGAAACGGGAAGGTGTGGGAGGGATGGCAAGCCATGCTTGGCATTACTGTTGCTAAGTAACTATATGAACCACTACCGTGAAAAGAGTATGTTAGAATACCAATCAAACACTACCCATTGTCGCAGAGATATGTTATTCCAAGATGCAGATGAGTATACTCATGTTGATATGGGAAGCAAATGTTTATGCTGTGATGTATGTacaaaatcatgtgattgtgGATCATGTGTACAAAAGCATGGTATATGTAATTTTACATTTCTTGACACAAAATTGTAATATTATAATTTCTTTTTTGACTCAAATTTAATATGTTCTTCAATCCATTTAACCATTTCTGTGTGTGACTTGGCATGCAGTGGATCTCTTGGGTTGACAAAATCGTAATGACACCTGCCAGAGATGTTTGAAAAAACAGATTTACTTATTAATTCACCAATCACCATTCTTGTATCTTTATCTGATCTTGCAACACTATGATGGCCTGATCCTTCCATTATACCATTGTTTACATCAAATTGCTTTAAGACAGGATCAAGAGTACCAAGTGCCTTTGCTACTCTAGTAATGCATTGTTCAGTCTTGTTTGCTCCAATCCCTTTGATTGATGTTTTGCAAAGGCGGTTGAGGTGTTCACAGTGGAGGTCGTTGGGTATGTTTTTTCCCGGTTTACCATGTGTGTTAATAAAGCGGCTCCATATTAACTCTGATGCTTGACGGTCTGATAAAAGAAAATCATGCTGCATAAGAAAGTTAAAACATTCAATTGCATAGTTTCGTCTCCCTGAACTAGTGAATATTGGCAGCAAGTATCTGTAACATCTTAGAAGACGTAACCCATCTCCTTCTTTAATTGAGTCTTGTAGCTCTAAGTACAAACATCCAATAGTTAAAATTTGCTTTGCATATCCAAAAACTTTGTCTTCATCTATAGGTGCAGAAATATTGTAACTTATGGAAGTAAAAGTGTCCAAAATATTGGATACAATCTTGCAAAGAATTTTTTCACGCTCATAATTTTTCTTTGTCCAGATGGTTTCGGCATTGGGTAACTTGGTAGGATAGTCATCCACTGTTGAAATTCCAAGCTGCTCCATTGCAGCAGCTACAATATGGGAGTGTATCACCAAGACAAAAAAGTCTTCACAAGCATCAAACCCATCTATTGGAGTTTTAACAACATTTGTGCGTTTTATAACATTTCTAAGTTGGTACAGGGTTCCTTGTTGACTACAAGATGTTGGTGAGTAGAAGTATTTCCATATCACCTGCACAATGatgaaaataaataataataatattcacaTATTTTATCAGGAGCGGATCCAGGAAATGGAAAAGGAAGGAGCACAAAACAGGCTAGATTGTAGATGATTCTGGAGAGCAGATTGCTAGTGGCTATATTTTGAAGCAGGAAATCACcccttagtagtgtctcactgttgatcgGCTTTTGCAGgtagttttaaaaaaatttataggGGTAtgaagattttaaaaatcaacAGAAcaacaattatttttagagatgCTTTGTACACATGAAGGTGCTTGGTGACAGTTTGATAGCTGTTTTGACTCAGATTTGATGATTTCAGACGAGTTTGTAATAAATGGTCATAATATGCAGATAGCCATATATTTTTGACCTGATAAGATTTACCATCAAAAAGTTTTTCATCAAGGAAGGGGCGAGGAGCATTTGCCCCGAATGCTCTGCCATTGTGTATACACTAAAATGTATAATACTATTTCTGAATCACACATACTTAATATAATTATGCCCAGTACAAAGTGATACTCACCCCCAAGAAGTTGGCTTTTGTGTGCCAATCTTCTACAACTGGGATTAATCCGTCAAGCCTGTTAGAAGGAGTTTCAGCATTAGACCTACTACTCAGAGCAGCTCTTGTCCTAGCTGCTGTCATCTGGTCACCTCCAACCAGTATCTTGTGCATTTGTGCATTGTTCGTATGAACAATTTCACCAGTGCTTATTGTTTTTTCTACTACATATGGCACCTGTGGTACATACTGATGAAGGTGTGTTAGAATATCAACCATGTCATCTCCCTTAGCTTCATTTTTTAGTATAATCCCTAACGGAACCTACACACGTAAACACAAGCCAATATGAAGTAAAATTCTTCACaaccatataataattattttaaatatttagaaCACAATAATTATGAGAATTACTAGTACTCTTAAGTAGTTGAAACTAACCACACATGATCTGGTACTCATTTCACTGTAATATTTATGAGTGATGTGCCATTCAATCAAATCATCAAAACtcaatttgaaaaatttcaaatgTGTAACCAGTACACGTGGCACCATTTTTGAGATGTTATCCCCCATTATTAAATCATCTTGTGTTGTTGGTAGAAGAGACACAGCCATAGAGTGTTTGTCACTGAGGTTACCATATAAGCCTTCCTTGCTTTCATCAGATAGATCACTGAAATCGATACGGTTCTCAACAGCGTAGGTATGAAAATAATGAAGGGAGAGGTTTTGTTTGTCAAAACGTAAATGTCTTCTATGTATAGATTTGTCTATGTTGTCTCCACACAATCTGTAACCTCGATGTCTTGTAATTAAAGGATAGCCTGTATAACTTTTGATTGGAATAGATGGTTCTATTACTTCTGGATGCTGCACAACTAGCAAACATGGTTCATTTTCACTAAACAAGTCAAAATTGATATCATTATGATCCACTTCAGGACTTATTCTACCCTCATCATTTGATTCATCTTCAAACTCCTCGCTGTAACTTGCTTCACTTTCACTTCCACCTTCATCATGATCAAGACTAATACATTCAGAAGTAAAGGATTCTAAGTCATCCTCAGACACAATACTAGCACTGTCATAAGGGACATCCTGAGAGTGAAGGTCATCATCAAGAACAAGTGTACTTGTCATGGGTTGCTGTTGGGACTGGACCTGCAAGACACTAATGTAACTATTTGCTCAAAAAAACTAAGCACCACAGCATTATTAAGTATACTCTGTACAGAATGCCATCAgtttgcatgcataattttctCCGTAAATATTATACTGAGTAATCAATGCATTTACCTCAGCAAGATTTAAGTGCAGAGATGGTAAAAAAATATCTCTCCAGTTCTTCACAGCCTGATCAAAATCATTTCCTAGTTGGTTGATACATGTAATGGTAGTCTTATGTGTCACAGTCATGTAAAGATTTTTCAACCTTTGAAACACCttcaatgcatacatgtaattaGTTAAGCAACACTCATTATTTTTAGGTACCTCCTTTCCACTGCATCCCGAATACAGAATCAATCCTACTATCTTGTGAATCAGGCTCATACGATTATTTCTAAAGTTTAAAATCATTGCAGCACACATTCCAATACTGCCATCTCTGTTTTTCTTTGTTAGTACAAGCATAGAGAATGCTTGTTAACACTGGGGCATTCACTTTTAATTCTGCTACCAAAGTTTGCCATCTAAAATCTTTTGCTGATTTAGTAAAATCTCTTCGGAGAACTGAGTCGACTTTTTTTGAACACATAGCCTGTAGCTCAAGCTGAATGACCCTGTTAATCTTCTTCACCAAATAATATTTCACTTTTTTTATCAGTAAAACTATGATCTGCAACACCTTTCTTGTGACCCAGAGCTGCTGCCTTACTTATATTTCTCCTGTTAGGGGTTTCCAGATTGTACAGCTTTAGGCCTGAAATGTAGTCGACTGAAACCTAACCATGTAAatacaaattaaaggtaaaaaTGCATGCAGCACCATCGGTACCATGCACAGGATGGACAGTATACaagagccctggcaagacttagctacactattaaattacatACTGTTACTGCAGGAGAGACATCAACATTAGTGCCTCTCTCCTGATCGGATAGTCGTAGACACCGTCTTGCAGGTGTATAGCTCCTCTGTCCACGAGAACTTAACTCAAGCCTTGTTCTTTTGGGGGTATTCGATTCTTTGTCTAGTTCCTCTCTGTCTCCTAGATCTATACTCCTTTTCTGATTGTCACGCTCAGCGGCGCTGTTAAGTGATTGTATTGCCGTTTGCAAATTCATaataatttttctttgtagcaagCTGTACTTGTCATAATCAGAGAAACAGGTTTGCACATCTTATTACTCCATGCATTCAGTATAGCATTGTTTTCTGCTAGTTCTTGACTAAGTTTCTCCCAAGCTGCAACTATGCGAATGCGACTAGCTTGATCATTGGTCTTAGAATCACTCCCAATATTAACCCTGTTTTTATGAAACGACGTAAGGTCCAATCCGCAGCCTTGACACAGTATAGCCATGGAAAGACTGCAACCAAAAAAACCGCGGAAAGATTGGCGCCTTTATTCAAATTCCTGACAATAATTACAGTTACGTATGGCTACGTATACGCAgactaattgaattcctttagaaatgatttagtatctgtatttcaccagacccttactttttgcgaaggggcgggcggcgccagactagtcatccgggtcacattttctccgggtcatccgggtctgacccggattggatcacgtgagaaacgaaattgttcgttttacgacgtggaaacttataaacgctatcgcgtagctctttcgtgagccacgcccacttatcgtattaccaacatacgctcagccacgctcatttgttagtaagtgtagtatgtagcacgaaattgagggtatctattgtcagtaggtgaagacctttttcttttttttttttttggtcttcaacctacagctaggctgaagttgcaatatttactcaacacgaatcgaacgctgaaaatgtagactcgttcgctcgctcagactagccgaaacacgtctcggctttaattaatccgggtcacatccgggtcagtgggtcatccgggtcagcagtagtgatccggtttcaacgttggtccCAATACggttccttgtggaactccaGACTTTACGGGTAGTTTACTTGACACATGATTTTCTTGAGTTACTTGTTGGTTTCTTTTAGTCAGCCATTGCTCTATCCATTTAACAAGGTTACCAGTAATTCCATAGTGCTTTAGTTTGTTTAATAGCCGTCTATGTGGCACTTTATCAAAGGCTTTGCAAAAATCTAAAAAGATCAGATCTACTTGCTTCGTTTCGTCCATAGCTTTAAGAATATCATCGGTTAGTAGCAGTAGCTGGCTTTGACAGGAATGAGAAGGCCTGAAACCGTGTTGATGCTTATTAATGATGTTATTGTTGTTGAGATGTTCCATTATGAAATGaaaggtgtttataagcttcgtatccttgctgttggagactgtctcactgatgtatcaaccattctggtatttgtttgcaaaaatcgcgtcagtttggccgaatttcagcatatagatggctcagccagatggctaacaagcttcaattataaccatactccgcatgcaggtactttacctagtactggtcattgctgacctacggcgcagttgctgctctgcttgtcctgtgctccagagcaagaaacattttgtctgtcgccaaaaagctgcacagatcgtgctgccaccggaaactgaccaataaaatcaaaccaccaatacttcgAGTTGATGacagactacttgaacaatgttgagagtgaatatcgtggcatacgaagaaccctacgaactgctggaacgaaaactcacgtgattttaagccatttgtatcgttttctaccagaagaaagtgacaaacttgactgccatgctggtgttattcaagttacacttaccctaacacatgacaatagttagatagttgattggaggatatcgatttttcgcgttgcggaccctaactaataccctcagttatatcatttatgtacagtaagaacAAGGTAAGGCCCAAAACTGAGCCTTGTGGTACTCCCGATGTGACTTTACAATGATTAGAAAAGGAACCATCTACGACAATTTGTTggtaccaacgttgaaaccgggtcactactactgacccggatgacccactgtgctatccgggtcagacccggattttacccggatgtgacccggattgacccggattaattaaaaccgagacgtgtttcggctatatagtctcgagcgagcgaacgagtctacattttgagcgttcgattcgtgttgagtaaatattgcaacttcagcctagctgtaggttgaagaccaaaaaaaagggtcttcacctactgacaatagctaccctcgcgtatatatgttggtaatgcgataagtgggcgtggctcacgaaagagctacgcgatagcgtttataagtttccacgttgtCAAACGAACAaattcgtttctcacgtgatcctatccgggtcagacccggagaaaatgtgacccggatgacctggatgacccgacccggtttcaacgctggttggTACTCACTCGTACTCACTTCTTTCCGTCCGCTTAATCTTCCTCCTCTGATTTTGCACGACCTTGCCAATGTAtatgattgctgtctacaatatgctacatgataagtatgatatagaccattctgatttttttactttttcacccattacccataccagaggtcatacatttaagctatttaaatatttttcaagaacagatgccaggaaatatttttttacaagaagagttgttgaaccatggaataatttaccccaagaagtagcatgtgcagcatcagttgatgattttaagaaattgattgaccaatattcatctaacactatgtataaatgtatgtaattagtctacttgtactttttttaccggatgatcaggtgtaacaggctgtttagccttataaattacctgtaataaataataataaaataaagtatACTTCTATTCCTTTTTGACCTTATATATTTGCGATTGGTGGTTATGACATCATATTGTCGAGCGTAACATTAATTTCCAGTAATTGGGTGTAGCTAACATTATATTCCGGTAATTGGGTATAAATCATCTTAGCATAGATTTATAGGGCGCGAAGATACTAACTATAATCTTAGAAAGGTCCTTCAATGGTTTAGAACAGAACACGAAATCCAATTCCGTATACTGTAGCAATTGCGAGTtcgagatactcttatagagcagtcagctaataGAGTACTAAGCGTTCAACTATGTCTTGCAGATTTAACTCTGTTATGAGCCACCCTGTATAGTGCTTAATTacaaaaagtcatcctgtagagagatcagctacaatccagtcaccatgtagagaattcagctgcactTCAAGATAGCTATATagaaccaaatcaccctgtagaaagattaactagaaacaagttagctaccctgtagagagatcagctatatagaaacaagtcgccctttaaagagatcagctagatgcagctagaagaaaaaaaacaccatgtagagaatcaGTTTAACTACTTTTCAGGTCACCCTGCAGATGAGTTCtgctgtagagatatcagctgtACAATTGCATTTCAAATCACGCTGCAAGGAGTTCAGTTAATAGAAAAAGTCTCTCAAGATCAACTAGGTCTGCTCTCCCCAACTAGCTatacctacaacttagcctgaaGCTGCtagtgcccctccccttgccagttctatcactgtgaaaaaagaggaatatataagatggtatatctaatggcttaaactatacaaataatctcagtataatcttgcattatactaactatcttatactttagtacaaaccccatcttatattatgggaaacagattatactttagtttactacacattctttgtatgactttgtttacttaactaaatgtgacaacttttagcttcaccatcagatctcattattgtctcatttttagcttcaccatctcatgtgacttaagatttttttactgtac
This portion of the Dysidea avara chromosome 12, odDysAvar1.4, whole genome shotgun sequence genome encodes:
- the LOC136239870 gene encoding ATP-dependent helicase wrn-1-like, which codes for MASLRGHSVTFSEERVSDAIRKAGVYFGYEKLKDLQVQVISGIIFGQDVFAVLPTGFGKSLCYACLPLVFDLLYKPSQPSIVCVVTPLTAIIEDQVSSLSSKGLATGSVTGNMTSNMLDRIKTGKCQLLFFNPEMLLQQSIWRCLLQSKEYKSRLQALVIDEAHTVIKWGETFRQSLKNLGEIRSLLQEDVKCLALTATATKALRVKVSELIGLVKPLVIAVSPCKQNMMYAVSKFNTIEETFAPVLKGIKTQRTSFPRMIIYSRRYDECNKLYLYFRSALEDGFTEPPDAPDLCRFRLVDKFTSCIVKSVKSQIIEYFGKDSCLRIVIATVAFGMGLDCPDVRQVIHLGASDNIEGYIQETGRCGRDGKPCLALLLLSNYMNHYREKSMLEYQSNTTHCRRDMLFQDADEYTHVDMGSKCLCCDVCTKSCDCGSCVQKHGICNFTFLDTKL